The following proteins come from a genomic window of bacterium:
- a CDS encoding PTS sugar transporter subunit IIA — translation MQLTVRDVSKLMNVSERSVYRWIKQKSIPVYRVLDQFRFNRAELLEWALSKKIPVNPDFFQSGKEKDLVLPSLSEVIKTGGIYYRVSGDTKESVFKNIVELLRLPGEFDQDLLIRLLCAREEIASTGVGDGIAIPHVRNPIVLNVPFSMVSLCFLENPIDFGALDKNPVNCIFMVISQTVRIHLHLLSRIAFCLHDAKFKKALLSQCSREEIEHQLRRMEENLK, via the coding sequence GTGCAACTGACTGTTAGAGATGTATCAAAATTGATGAATGTTTCCGAGCGTTCGGTTTACCGCTGGATTAAACAGAAATCCATCCCGGTATACCGCGTGCTTGACCAGTTCAGGTTTAACCGGGCAGAGCTTTTAGAATGGGCTTTAAGCAAAAAAATTCCCGTTAATCCCGATTTCTTCCAATCCGGCAAAGAGAAAGATTTAGTTCTTCCGAGCCTTTCCGAAGTCATTAAAACGGGGGGCATCTATTACAGAGTTTCCGGCGATACAAAAGAATCTGTTTTCAAGAACATAGTGGAGCTGCTGCGCCTGCCCGGTGAATTCGACCAGGATCTGTTGATACGCCTTTTATGCGCCCGGGAAGAAATAGCTTCAACCGGTGTCGGAGACGGCATAGCAATTCCTCACGTGCGAAACCCTATAGTATTAAATGTGCCTTTCTCCATGGTTTCTTTATGCTTTCTGGAAAACCCGATAGATTTCGGCGCTTTAGATAAAAATCCGGTTAACTGTATCTTTATGGTCATCAGCCAGACCGTAAGGATACACCTGCATCTGTTATCCCGCATTGCTTTCTGCCTGCACGACGCTAAATTTAAAAAGGCCCTTCTAAGCCAGTGTTCCCGCGAAGAAATCGAACATCAACTGAGAAGAATGGAAGAAAACCTCAAATAA
- a CDS encoding hydrogenase, translated as MVINILITFLLITNIGVVASGRLTYCIRVVAVQGIVIGILPCLIYGKLALLPIVIAAFTIAVKGIIFPLLLGWSLKTAQVEREVEPLVSYPFSIIISVLIFALSFWLSFHLSLPESFCVSLLVPVAFSTIMTGLFVIVSRVKALTQVLGYLVMENGIYAFGAALLREQPLLVELGVLLDMFVAVFVMGIAIFHISREFDHIDTHILDNLSDRIPADIRTTEET; from the coding sequence ATGGTAATAAATATATTAATAACGTTTCTTCTTATTACAAACATAGGGGTTGTCGCGTCCGGCAGGTTAACATACTGCATAAGGGTCGTGGCCGTTCAGGGCATTGTTATAGGTATTTTGCCCTGTCTGATTTACGGCAAGCTTGCGTTACTGCCTATTGTCATCGCAGCATTTACCATAGCAGTTAAAGGAATTATTTTCCCCCTGCTTTTAGGCTGGTCGCTGAAAACAGCGCAGGTAGAACGCGAAGTCGAGCCGCTGGTGAGTTATCCTTTTTCCATTATCATATCCGTACTGATATTTGCCCTGTCTTTCTGGTTAAGTTTCCATTTATCCTTGCCGGAATCTTTTTGTGTATCGCTGCTTGTCCCCGTGGCTTTCTCCACAATCATGACAGGCTTGTTTGTAATCGTAAGCAGAGTCAAAGCGTTGACACAGGTGCTGGGTTACCTGGTAATGGAAAACGGCATCTATGCTTTCGGAGCGGCATTGCTCCGCGAACAGCCTCTTCTGGTCGAACTGGGTGTTTTGCTGGATATGTTTGTGGCAGTTTTTGTGATGGGAATAGCTATTTTCCATATCAGCCGGGAATTCGACCACATCGATACTCACATCCTTGACAATCTTTCCGACAGGATTCCCGCCGATATCCGGACGACGGAGGAAACATGA
- a CDS encoding hydrogenase, giving the protein MFEFILSVLIMFTSGVIACIFGRHPRKSSFIGAGGAVIGSITGLTAAIRTIFNDVTIYKKGICAFNIGALSTGIDQLSAFFLAPLFVLVAASSIYAVQYLKPFYAKKNIGLFWLFFNLLASSIATLVITRNGVFFLVAWEIMSVSSYFLVTFEDEHKSVRQAGIIYLISSHIGVMFLFFLFVMMGNACGSMEFADFSSGLSNLLPVSSIIFTLAVIGFGVKAGFVPFHFWLPQAHPAAPSPVSALMSAVMIKTGIYGLLRILMFIGPPRLWWGIALLGIGLISGILGVLFALAQHDVKRLLAYHSVENIGIIAIGIGLGLIGLNKELPILALFGFAGSLLHIINHALFKGLLFLGAGAVVQQTGTRNIELLGGVFKKMPVTGITFLIGAAAISGLPPLNGFASEFLIYFGSFSCITDSSLTPAISSLLAITGLALIGALAVACFTKVFSIVFLGHARSAAAEKASEPGKMMQSSMVFLAVLCILIGISMPLIIPGFRGLLAEVSGLASSEINLFLGQAKTTFVFINKIYLVLAVVFVFLLLLRKKMLAKKPVRTAPTWDCGYNQPSPKMQYTGSSFAQPITDFFNFILRADKKAELPSDTFPKKISMHTESNDIFMRYIYEPLSAKIYSLIMKLRWIQHGRLQVYILYIVVTLLILIIWKLG; this is encoded by the coding sequence ATGTTTGAATTCATATTATCAGTCCTTATCATGTTTACCAGCGGTGTCATTGCCTGCATATTCGGCCGTCATCCGCGAAAATCCTCCTTTATCGGCGCAGGAGGAGCGGTTATCGGCAGCATAACAGGATTAACCGCGGCTATCCGGACAATCTTCAATGATGTCACAATATATAAAAAAGGTATATGCGCATTTAATATCGGGGCGCTCTCAACAGGCATTGATCAGCTATCCGCTTTTTTTCTCGCGCCTCTTTTTGTCCTGGTCGCCGCTTCATCTATTTACGCTGTCCAGTACCTGAAACCATTTTACGCAAAAAAAAACATCGGCTTATTTTGGCTGTTTTTCAACCTGCTGGCATCAAGCATTGCAACTCTTGTTATTACAAGAAACGGCGTCTTCTTCCTTGTTGCGTGGGAGATAATGTCGGTTTCATCATATTTTCTGGTTACATTCGAGGATGAACACAAAAGCGTCCGACAGGCGGGCATAATTTATCTTATATCAAGCCATATCGGCGTTATGTTCCTGTTCTTCCTGTTTGTCATGATGGGCAACGCCTGCGGTTCGATGGAATTCGCGGATTTCAGCTCCGGGCTTTCAAACCTCCTGCCTGTATCGTCCATAATTTTCACACTGGCAGTCATCGGGTTCGGGGTAAAAGCGGGTTTTGTTCCGTTTCATTTCTGGCTGCCACAGGCCCATCCCGCCGCCCCAAGTCCGGTTTCGGCTTTAATGTCGGCTGTAATGATAAAAACCGGGATTTACGGGTTGCTGCGCATCCTGATGTTTATCGGCCCGCCCCGGCTGTGGTGGGGCATAGCTTTGCTGGGAATCGGGCTTATATCCGGAATTCTCGGAGTTTTATTTGCTCTTGCCCAGCATGATGTCAAACGGTTGCTCGCTTATCACAGTGTCGAAAATATAGGTATCATCGCTATCGGCATAGGATTGGGGCTTATCGGATTGAATAAAGAACTGCCGATTCTGGCTTTATTCGGTTTTGCCGGAAGCCTGTTGCATATTATTAATCATGCTTTATTTAAAGGGCTCCTGTTTCTCGGCGCCGGAGCGGTTGTACAGCAAACAGGCACAAGAAACATAGAGCTTCTCGGCGGCGTTTTTAAAAAGATGCCCGTGACAGGGATAACTTTCCTCATCGGCGCCGCGGCAATATCCGGACTGCCTCCTTTGAACGGGTTTGCCAGCGAGTTTTTAATCTATTTCGGAAGTTTCAGTTGTATAACAGATTCCTCTTTGACGCCGGCAATATCTTCCCTGCTGGCTATTACCGGACTTGCTCTTATCGGAGCCCTGGCTGTTGCATGTTTCACTAAAGTTTTCAGCATAGTATTCCTCGGCCACGCACGCTCTGCTGCTGCGGAAAAAGCATCCGAACCCGGAAAAATGATGCAGTCAAGCATGGTTTTTCTCGCTGTTTTGTGTATTTTGATAGGCATAAGCATGCCGTTGATAATTCCCGGTTTTCGGGGACTCCTGGCCGAAGTCAGCGGGCTGGCTTCTTCTGAAATAAACCTGTTTTTAGGCCAGGCGAAAACAACTTTTGTTTTTATAAATAAGATTTATCTTGTTCTTGCGGTTGTTTTTGTTTTCCTCCTTTTATTGCGAAAAAAAATGCTGGCAAAAAAACCTGTCCGGACAGCTCCGACATGGGATTGCGGATACAATCAACCGTCCCCCAAAATGCAGTATACGGGCTCATCTTTCGCCCAGCCTATAACGGATTTTTTCAATTTTATCCTGCGCGCTGATAAAAAAGCTGAACTTCCTTCGGACACATTTCCGAAGAAAATCTCCATGCACACGGAATCCAATGACATTTTTATGCGGTATATATACGAACCGTTATCTGCCAAAATTTATTCTCTGATAATGAAACTGCGCTGGATTCAGCACGGGAGGCTGCAGGTTTACATCCTTTACATTGTTGTCACTCTTTTGATTTTAATCATATGGAAGTTGGGATGA
- a CDS encoding NADH-quinone oxidoreductase subunit H: MKFALLNIILALIAAPLLSGIINRVKAMFAGRKGQPLFQLYYDLHKLLKKSAVFSPATTFFFWAGPLTGFAVLAGALLIVPQAQGKAFIQFPGDIILFIYLFGLMRFFTVVSAMDTGSSFEGMGASREIQFAVFAEPALFLGLVTLARKTANLSLSGIYSSFSWHDSTVLILVSAAFFIIFLAENSRLPVDDPNTHLELTMIHEVMVLDHSGPDLAVIFYSASLKLWILGSLVIGAIMPIYTGKIIFDELIFLSGMAVLSIVVGIVESCMARLKLLKVPQFLIVGFALAIIALILQIM, encoded by the coding sequence ATGAAATTTGCGCTGCTAAACATAATATTGGCGTTAATTGCGGCTCCGTTATTATCGGGTATTATTAACCGCGTTAAAGCTATGTTTGCGGGCCGAAAAGGACAGCCGCTTTTTCAATTGTATTACGACCTGCATAAACTCCTGAAAAAAAGCGCGGTGTTCAGTCCGGCCACAACTTTCTTTTTCTGGGCCGGGCCTTTAACAGGATTTGCCGTTTTAGCAGGAGCATTGCTTATTGTCCCCCAGGCGCAGGGAAAAGCTTTCATACAGTTTCCGGGAGACATTATTCTTTTTATTTATTTATTTGGGCTGATGAGGTTTTTTACAGTTGTCTCAGCCATGGATACAGGTTCAAGTTTTGAGGGAATGGGAGCTTCGAGAGAAATCCAGTTTGCGGTATTTGCCGAACCCGCGTTATTTCTCGGGTTAGTGACGTTAGCCAGAAAAACGGCAAATTTATCTCTGTCCGGAATATATTCCTCGTTTTCCTGGCATGACAGCACTGTGCTTATACTTGTTTCCGCCGCGTTTTTTATTATATTTCTCGCGGAAAATTCCCGGCTGCCGGTAGATGACCCGAATACACATCTGGAATTGACGATGATTCATGAAGTCATGGTCCTCGACCACAGCGGCCCGGATCTGGCCGTCATATTTTATTCGGCCTCTTTAAAACTCTGGATATTGGGTTCCCTGGTCATCGGAGCTATTATGCCAATATACACCGGGAAGATTATTTTTGATGAACTTATTTTTTTATCGGGCATGGCTGTTTTAAGTATTGTAGTCGGTATTGTAGAGTCCTGCATGGCGCGGTTAAAACTATTAAAGGTCCCCCAATTTTTGATAGTGGGGTTTGCTCTGGCGATAATAGCTTTGATTCTTCAGATAATGTAA